The following proteins are encoded in a genomic region of Sebastes fasciatus isolate fSebFas1 chromosome 14, fSebFas1.pri, whole genome shotgun sequence:
- the LOC141782223 gene encoding gamma-crystallin S-1-like — protein sequence MEKIVFYEDRDFQGKSYDCKGDSVDLQSFIRRCNSLKVEGGWWVLYERNNYMGYQYVIGPGQYNDYRRWMGFNDCVRSCRIIKNAKGPFKLKLFDRPNFDGQSLELTENAKTIQEKWVRCEVQSCKVLEGSWIFFEHPNFCGRQYLLEKGDYRHHSEWGALKSTVGSIRIIMGL from the exons ATGGAGAAG ATTGTGTTTTACGAGGACCGGGACTTCCAAGGAAAGTCCTACGACTGCAAAGGGGACTCAGTCGACCTGCAGAGCTTCATCCGCCGGTGCAACTCGCTTAAGGTAGAGGGCGGCTGGTGGGTTCTGTATGAGCGCAACAACTACATGGGCTACCAGTATGTCATCGGTCCAGGCCAGTACAACGACTACCGCCGCTGGATGGGCTTCAATGACTGTGTCAGATCCTGCAGGATCATCAAAAAC GCCAAAGGGCCGTTCAAGCTGAAGCTCTTCGACCGACCAAACTTTGACGGCCAATCTTTGGAGTTGACGGAAAACGCAAAGACAATCCAGGAGAAGTGGGTCAGATGTGAAGTCCAGTCCTGCAAGGTCCTGGAGGGCTCCTGGATTTTCTTTGAACATCCCAACTTCTGTGGTCGCCAGTACCTGCTGGAGAAAGGGGATTACCGACACCATTCAGAGTGGGGAGCTCTGAAGTCAACTGTGGGCTCCATCAGAATAATCATGGGGCTGTGA
- the LOC141781811 gene encoding gamma-crystallin M3-like produces the protein MGKVIFYEDRNFQGRSYECLSDCSDMTSYLSKCASCRVESGCFMVYDRANYMGNQYFLRRGEYSDYNTFGMSDSIRSCRLIPQHRGSYRMRIYERENFQGQSHELMEDCDNIQDRYRMSDCQSCNVMDGHWLMYEQPQYRGKMMYTRPGEYRSMKDMGFSGMKLSSARRIMDSC, from the exons ATGGGCAAG GTCATCTTCTACGAGGACAGGAACTTCCAGGGTCGCTCCTATGAGTGCTTGAGCGACTGCTCGGACATGACCTCCTACCTGAGCAAGTGTGCTTCCTGCAGGGTGGAGAGCGGCTGCTTCATGGTCTACGACCGGGCCAACTACATGGGGAATCAGTACTtcctgaggagaggagagtactCCGACTACAATACTTTTGGCATGAGTGACTCCATCCGATCCTGCCGTTTAATTCCTCAG CACAGGGGCTCTTACAGGATGAGGATCTACGAGAGGGAGAACTTCCAGGGCCAGAGTCACGAGCTGATGGAAGACTGCGACAACATCCAGGACCGCTACCGCATGAGCGACTGCCAGTCCTGCAACGTGATGGACGGCCACTGGCTGATGTACGAGCAGCCCCAGTACAGAGGCAAGATGATGTACACGAGGCCCGGAGAGTACAGGAGCATGAAAGATATGGGATTCAGCGGCATGAAGCTCAGCTCTGCCAGGCGTATAATGGATTCCTGTTga
- the LOC141781805 gene encoding gamma-crystallin M2-like, with product MDRVGKIVFYEDRNFEGQYYECTSDCPELNIHFSHCNSVRVESGAWVLYERPNYLGYQYILTRGEYPDYQRWMGYNDSIRSCRIVRNVSSVFRVRVYERPDFSGQMLECAEDLSNLPERWQHREVHSAKVQDGACVFYELPDYRGRQYLLERGEYRRFNEWAGMNPKVGSFRRVHNF from the exons ATGGACCGTGTGGGAAAG ATCGTGTTTTATGAAGACAGAAACTTCGAAGGTCAATATTATGAGTGCACCAGCGACTGTCCCGAGCTCAACATCCACTTCAGCCACTGCAACTCTGTTCGTGTGGAGAGCGGCGCCTGGGTTCTGTACGAGAGGCCCAACTACCTGGGCTACCAGTACATCCTGACCAGGGGGGAGTACCCCGATTACCAGCGCTGGATGGGTTACAATGACAGCATCAGGTCCTGCCGGATCGTACGAAAT GTCTCTAGTGTGTTCAGGGTTCGTGTCTACGAGCGTCCTGACTTCAGTGGTCAGATGTTGGAGTGCGCTGAAGATTTGAGCAACCTGCCTGAACGCTGGCAGCACCGCGAGGTTCACTCTGCCAAGGTGCAGGACGGTGCATGTGTCTTCTATGAGCTTCCTGACTACCGCGGACGCCAGTACCTgctggagagaggagagtaCCGCCGCTTCAACGAGTGGGCCGGCATGAACCCCAAAGTGGGCTCCTTCCGTCGCGTCCACAACTTTTAG
- the LOC141781800 gene encoding gamma-crystallin M3-like isoform X1: MTMGKIIFYEDKNFQGRHYETSSDCPELTSFLSRCHSCRVESGCFMVHDRPNYMGNQYFMRRGEYADYMSMMGMSDCIRSCRNIPMVQQQHRGSYKMKIYERENFGGQMHELSEDCDNIQERYRMNDCMSCNVMDGHWLMYEQAHYRGKMMYMRPGEYKSFRDMGFSGTRFMSMRRIMDNCQ; the protein is encoded by the exons ATGACCATGGGCAAG ATCATCTTCTACGAGGACAAGAACTTCCAGGGTCGTCACTATGAGACCAGCAGCGATTGCCCTGAGCTGACCTCCTTCCTGAGCAGGTGTCACTCCTGCAGGGTGGAGAGCGGCTGCTTCATGGTCCACGACCGTCCCAACTACATGGGAAACCAGTACTTCATGAGGAGGGGAGAGTACGCCGACTACATGAGCATGATGGGAATGTCAGACTGCATCAGGTCTTGCCGTAACATCCCCATGGTACAGCAGCAG CACAGAGGATCCTACAAGATGAAGATCTACGAGAGGGAGAACTTCGGTGGTCAGATGCATGAGCTGAGCGAGGACTGCGACAACATCCAGGAGCGTTACCGCATGAACGACTGCATGTCCTGCAACGTGATGGACGGCCACTGGCTGATGTACGAGCAGGCCCACTACAGAGGCAAGATGATGTACATGAGGCCCGGAGAGTACAAGAGCTTCAGGGACATGGGATTCAGCGGCACCAGGTTCATGAGCATGAGGCGCATCATGGACAACTGCCAGTAA
- the LOC141781800 gene encoding gamma-crystallin M3-like isoform X2 produces MTMGKIIFYEDKNFQGRHYETSSDCPELTSFLSRCHSCRVESGCFMVHDRPNYMGNQYFMRRGEYADYMSMMGMSDCIRSCRNIPMHRGSYKMKIYERENFGGQMHELSEDCDNIQERYRMNDCMSCNVMDGHWLMYEQAHYRGKMMYMRPGEYKSFRDMGFSGTRFMSMRRIMDNCQ; encoded by the exons ATGACCATGGGCAAG ATCATCTTCTACGAGGACAAGAACTTCCAGGGTCGTCACTATGAGACCAGCAGCGATTGCCCTGAGCTGACCTCCTTCCTGAGCAGGTGTCACTCCTGCAGGGTGGAGAGCGGCTGCTTCATGGTCCACGACCGTCCCAACTACATGGGAAACCAGTACTTCATGAGGAGGGGAGAGTACGCCGACTACATGAGCATGATGGGAATGTCAGACTGCATCAGGTCTTGCCGTAACATCCCCATG CACAGAGGATCCTACAAGATGAAGATCTACGAGAGGGAGAACTTCGGTGGTCAGATGCATGAGCTGAGCGAGGACTGCGACAACATCCAGGAGCGTTACCGCATGAACGACTGCATGTCCTGCAACGTGATGGACGGCCACTGGCTGATGTACGAGCAGGCCCACTACAGAGGCAAGATGATGTACATGAGGCCCGGAGAGTACAAGAGCTTCAGGGACATGGGATTCAGCGGCACCAGGTTCATGAGCATGAGGCGCATCATGGACAACTGCCAGTAA
- the LOC141781808 gene encoding gamma-crystallin M2-like, with protein MGKIAFFEDKNFQGRSHECSTDCPDLRSYFGRCNSIKVESGCWVLYERPNYTGNQYILSPGEYPDHQQWMGFNDSIKSCRSIKNVYGKSWKIRFYEKKDFGGQVAECVEDCASVYEAFKFQEVHSSVVMDGAWVLYEQPNYHGHQYFLERGEYHSFTDWGATSPAVGSFRMITEF; from the exons ATGGGGAAG ATCGCATTCTTCGAGGATAAGAATTTCCAAGGCCGAAGCCATGAGTGCAGCACCGACTGTCCTGACCTGCGCTCTTACTTCGGCCGTTGCAACTCCATTAAGGTGGAGAGTGGCTGCTGGGTGCTGTACGAGCGTCCCAACTACACTGGCAACCAGTACATCCTGAGCCCCGGGGAATACCCTGATCACCAACAGTGGATGGGATTCAACGATAGCATCAAGTCATGTCGCTCTATCAAAAAT GTGTACGGAAAGTCCTGGAAGATCAGATTCTACGAAAAGAAGGACTTCGGAGGTCAGGTGGCGGAGTGTGTTGAAGATTGCGCTTCGGTTTACGAGGCCTTCAAGTTCCAGGAAGTCCACTCCTCTGTGGTTATGGATGGCGCGTGGGTCCTCTACGAGCAGCCCAACTACCACGGACACCAGTACTTCCTGGAACGTGGCGAGTACCACAGCTTTACAGACTGGGGCGCCACCTCCCCTGCTGTGGGGTCCTTCCGCATGATCACAGAGTTCTAG
- the LOC141781809 gene encoding gamma-crystallin M3-like has translation MGKVTFYEDRNFQGRSYECMSDCADMSSYLSRCHSCRVESGCFMAYERPNYMGNQFFMRRGEYADYQSMMGMSGGIRSCRMIPMHRGQFRMKIYEREQFGGQMHELMDDCDNIQERYRMNDCQSCNVMDGHWLMYEQAQYRGRMMYMRPGEYRSFGNMGFSGTRFMSMRRIMDMC, from the exons ATGGGCAag GTCACCTTCTACGAGGACAGGAACTTCCAGGGTCGTTCCTATGAGTGCATGAGCGACTGCGCTGACATGTCCTCCTACCTGAGCAGGTGTCACTCCTGCAGGGTGGAGAGCGGCTGCTTCATGGCCTACGAGCGTCCCAACTACATGGGAAACCAGTTCTTCATGAGGAGGGGCGAGTACGCCGACTACCAGAGCATGATGGGAATGAGCGGTGGCATCAGGTCTTGCCGTATGATCCCCATG CACAGGGGCCAGTTCAGGATGAAGATCTACGAGAGGGAGCAGTTCGGTGGTCAGATGCATGAGCTGATGGACGACTGCGACAACATCCAGGAGCGTTACCGCATGAACGACTGCCAGTCCTGCAACGTGATGGACGGCCACTGGCTGATGTACGAGCAGGCCCAATACAGAGGCAGGATGATGTACATGAGGCCCGGAGAGTACAGGAGCTTCGGTAACATGGGATTCAGCGGCACCAGGTTCATGAGCATGAGGCGCATCATGGACATGTGCTAA
- the LOC141781802 gene encoding gamma-crystallin M3-like, which yields MGKIIFYEDKNFQGRSYETSADCAELTSYLSKCNSCRVESGCFMVYERPNYMGHQMLARRGEYPDNQRLMGMTMSDCIRSSRLIPTHRGTFKMKIYERENFRGQMNELMDDCDSIQERYRMSDCQSVHVMDGHWLMYEQPNYRGRMLYLRPGEYRSMRDMGMGPMDMKIGSIRRIMDSC from the exons ATGGGCAAA ATCATTTTCTACGAGGACAAGAACTTCCAGGGTCGCTCCTATGAGACCAGCGCCGACTGCGCTGAGCTGACCTCCTACCTGAGCAAGTGCAACTCCTGCAGGGTGGAGAGCGGCTGCTTCATGGTCTACGAACGTCCAAACTACATGGGCCACCAGATGCTGGCGAGGAGGGGAGAGTACCCCGACAACCAGCGCCTGATGGGAATGACCATGAGTGACTGTATCCGTTCCAGCCGCTTGATCCCCACG CACAGAGGTACATTCAAGATGAAGATCTACGAGAGGGAGAACTTCAGAGGTCAGATGAATGAGCTGATGGACGACTGCGACTCCATCCAGGAGCGTTACCGCATGTCCGACTGCCAGTCCGTTCACGTGATGGACGGCCACTGGCTGATGTACGAGCAGCCCAACTACAGAGGCAGGATGCTCTACCTGAGGCCCGGAGAGTACAGGAGCATGAGAGACATGGGAATGGGTCCCATGGACATGAAGATCGGATCCATCCGACGCATCATGGACTCCTGTTAA